In one Sporomusa sphaeroides DSM 2875 genomic region, the following are encoded:
- the hpsG gene encoding (2S)-3-sulfopropanediol dehydratase, with translation MGVSNAVLSPQEQRVKEELAGKISAYDRQRPSEIFNSFKGAQPKIDIERARFFTESFKTTEGQPLILRWAKALKHIAENITVYIDDKQLLAGRAGCPGRYGVIYPELDGCFLEKMAEELPKRIESPFYIAAEDIAYIKQEIAPYWQGKTFYENLAKSLPEDVLRVTYDPANVSKSRFIVNETATMRSALQWVHDFEKVLTKGFKGIKQEAEEQLAALDPFDPNDALEKKPFLEAVILVAEAIVIWARRHARLAAELAATENDEIRKRELLAIAGICEWVPENPARTFYEAVQAQWFTQMFSRLEQKTGATISNGRMDQYLYSFYRTDLTAGRIDRERAKELLECMWVGMAQYIDLYVSPAGACFNEAYAHWEAVTIGGQDENGQDATNELTYLFLESKREFPINYPDLAARVHARSPERYLYEIAETIKDGSGFPKLINDEEVIPLLVAKGASFKEANTYAVSGCTEVRMPNRDTYTSPCAYVNIAAALELVLYNGRMKIYQDELLTLETGNPGDFATWEEFWQAYLTQQTNLLKQAFKQQVIANRLREKHFAAPLGSALHEQCLKTCKDLHSERIDGGIDLGYFDIIGYATVVDSLAAIKKYVYDEQQITIDELITVLADDFQGHEDIRQLLLNAPRFGNNDPAADAIAQNIDLEALRFTHKYSKAIGVSLDVRYVPVTSHVPFGKVVGATANGRKAGSALSDGSSASHGADVNGPTAVLMSNANSKNLGFQERASRLLNIKISPSCVQGEAGTQKIISLIRSWCDLKLWHLQFNIINKETLLAAQQEPDKYRNLLVRVAGYSAYFIDLSPDLQNDVIARTEHSF, from the coding sequence ATGGGAGTCAGTAATGCTGTGTTGTCTCCGCAGGAGCAAAGAGTAAAGGAAGAATTGGCAGGTAAAATTAGTGCTTATGACAGGCAGCGGCCTTCTGAGATCTTTAATTCTTTTAAAGGAGCTCAGCCCAAAATCGATATCGAAAGAGCCAGGTTTTTTACCGAGTCATTTAAAACCACTGAGGGACAGCCGTTAATTCTCCGGTGGGCGAAGGCGCTTAAACATATTGCAGAAAACATTACTGTATATATTGATGATAAACAGCTGCTGGCCGGCCGTGCCGGCTGCCCGGGAAGATATGGTGTTATTTATCCGGAGCTGGACGGCTGCTTTTTAGAAAAAATGGCGGAAGAGTTGCCCAAACGAATAGAGTCTCCTTTTTATATTGCCGCTGAAGATATAGCCTATATCAAACAGGAGATTGCTCCTTACTGGCAGGGTAAAACCTTTTACGAAAATCTTGCGAAATCTCTGCCGGAAGATGTGTTAAGGGTAACTTACGACCCGGCAAATGTATCAAAGTCAAGATTTATTGTTAATGAAACAGCCACAATGCGCTCAGCACTGCAATGGGTTCACGACTTTGAAAAAGTGCTGACAAAAGGCTTTAAGGGTATTAAGCAGGAGGCAGAGGAGCAGCTTGCGGCGCTTGATCCATTTGATCCGAATGATGCTCTGGAGAAAAAACCTTTTCTTGAGGCTGTTATCCTGGTAGCAGAGGCTATTGTCATATGGGCCAGGCGGCATGCAAGACTGGCTGCCGAACTTGCCGCAACCGAAAATGATGAAATTCGGAAGCGCGAGCTGCTGGCAATCGCCGGCATATGCGAATGGGTGCCGGAGAATCCTGCCCGTACTTTTTATGAAGCGGTTCAAGCACAATGGTTTACGCAAATGTTTTCCCGCCTGGAGCAAAAGACAGGGGCTACCATATCAAATGGCAGAATGGATCAATACTTATATTCATTTTACCGGACCGATCTGACAGCAGGGCGGATTGATCGGGAAAGGGCCAAAGAACTATTAGAATGCATGTGGGTAGGAATGGCTCAGTACATTGATTTGTATGTCAGTCCGGCAGGTGCCTGCTTTAATGAGGCCTATGCGCACTGGGAAGCCGTCACCATTGGCGGCCAGGATGAAAATGGCCAGGATGCTACTAATGAATTAACCTATTTGTTTTTGGAATCAAAACGGGAGTTTCCCATTAACTATCCGGATTTAGCCGCAAGGGTTCATGCGCGTTCGCCGGAAAGATATCTTTATGAGATTGCTGAAACAATAAAGGATGGCTCAGGCTTTCCCAAACTGATCAATGACGAAGAAGTTATTCCCCTGCTGGTCGCAAAGGGAGCAAGCTTCAAAGAAGCCAATACCTATGCCGTTTCAGGCTGCACTGAGGTGAGAATGCCTAACAGGGATACCTATACCAGTCCCTGCGCGTATGTTAATATTGCTGCTGCCTTAGAGCTGGTTCTATATAACGGCAGAATGAAAATCTACCAGGATGAATTACTGACGCTGGAAACCGGAAATCCCGGGGATTTTGCAACCTGGGAAGAATTTTGGCAAGCCTATCTCACGCAGCAAACCAATTTGCTTAAGCAGGCATTTAAACAACAGGTAATTGCCAATCGGTTAAGGGAAAAACATTTCGCCGCACCCTTAGGCTCTGCGTTGCATGAGCAGTGCTTAAAGACCTGCAAGGACCTGCATTCAGAAAGAATTGACGGCGGCATCGATTTAGGCTACTTTGACATTATTGGCTATGCTACAGTGGTCGATTCGTTAGCGGCCATTAAAAAATATGTCTATGATGAGCAGCAGATAACCATTGATGAATTGATAACAGTACTTGCAGATGATTTTCAGGGACATGAAGACATAAGACAACTGCTGTTGAATGCCCCACGGTTTGGGAATAATGACCCTGCCGCTGATGCTATTGCCCAAAATATCGATTTGGAGGCGCTGCGCTTTACTCACAAGTATTCTAAAGCGATCGGTGTAAGTCTTGATGTGCGCTATGTGCCGGTTACTTCGCATGTGCCTTTCGGCAAAGTTGTCGGCGCTACCGCAAACGGCAGAAAAGCCGGGTCGGCTCTTTCTGACGGATCCTCTGCTTCCCATGGCGCCGACGTAAACGGGCCTACTGCTGTGCTCATGTCAAATGCCAATTCTAAGAATCTGGGGTTCCAGGAGCGGGCCTCCAGGCTGTTGAATATAAAGATAAGTCCGTCCTGCGTGCAAGGCGAAGCTGGAACACAAAAAATCATTTCCCTTATCCGCAGTTGGTGTGACTTAAAGCTGTGGCATTTACAGTTTAATATTATTAACAAAGAAACTTTGCTGGCGGCTCAGCAAGAGCCTGACAAATACCGGAATCTGCTCGTGCGGGTGGCCGGATACAGTGCGTATTTCATTGATCTTTCCCCGGATCTGCAGAATGATGTCATTGCCAGAACCGAGCATAGTTTCTAG
- a CDS encoding ABC transporter permease, with protein sequence MKKFILWIRENYLALVAPILILAIWEAAGQLGLIRATLLPKPSAIAVVLVEVLSSGELLSNLGVSILRVAQGFIIGAGLGILVGVQVALSRKLQTAVSLIFGVLRPIPVIAWIPVLILWMGIDEGSKITVIAIGSFWTVLVSVIEGIKNVDKKFLEVATILEKDHITLLTKVILPAALPAIFTGVRVGIDVAWRSVVAAELIAAASGIGYMIMYARELSQIDVVLVGVLSIGFTGIIIEQLLQLLEKRLLRWNVNIH encoded by the coding sequence ATGAAAAAATTCATTCTATGGATTAGAGAAAACTATCTTGCATTAGTGGCACCTATTTTGATTTTGGCTATTTGGGAGGCCGCCGGTCAATTGGGGTTGATTCGGGCCACCCTTTTACCAAAGCCTTCCGCCATTGCTGTTGTACTGGTCGAAGTATTATCTTCCGGGGAATTGCTTAGTAATTTGGGAGTCAGTATTTTGCGGGTTGCCCAAGGCTTCATTATTGGGGCAGGCCTTGGTATTTTAGTGGGTGTTCAGGTTGCACTGTCCAGGAAACTGCAGACAGCAGTAAGCCTGATTTTTGGAGTTCTCAGACCTATTCCGGTTATTGCCTGGATTCCGGTACTTATATTATGGATGGGGATTGATGAAGGCTCAAAAATTACCGTAATTGCCATTGGCAGCTTCTGGACGGTATTGGTCAGTGTCATAGAAGGAATCAAAAATGTGGATAAAAAGTTCTTAGAAGTAGCTACCATTCTGGAAAAAGATCATATCACGCTGTTAACCAAGGTCATTTTACCTGCAGCTTTACCGGCAATTTTTACCGGCGTCCGGGTCGGTATTGATGTAGCCTGGCGCAGTGTAGTGGCAGCTGAACTTATTGCAGCGGCATCGGGTATTGGTTATATGATCATGTATGCCAGGGAATTATCGCAAATTGATGTGGTACTAGTAGGGGTACTTTCCATTGGCTTTACCGGTATTATCATTGAACAATTATTGCAATTGCTCGAAAAGCGTTTGCTGCGCTGGAATGTAAACATTCACTAA
- the hpsH gene encoding (2S)-3-sulfopropanediol dehydratase activating enzyme, protein MEPTNKQAGYVFNIQQFSVHDGPGIRTIVFLKGCPLRCRWCSNPESQESKPELAYNPNKCIGIAACGRCLKACPHNALLPGEDDKPVVARAACQKCFSCVQVCPATALHIFGQVMTVDDILAVVERDNIFFSRSGGGLTVSGGEPLLQADFVLELLAQARRRRLNTTIETSGYAAWPILEKACRCLNTLIYDIKCLDANKHQEQTKQSNAVILENFIKVTAAFPNLPILVRTPVIPGFNDSEEDIKAIMNFICGKPNVRYELLPYHRLGQPKYEYVGKEYHLDTVTLPKEQFERLNTVKNAFYNP, encoded by the coding sequence ATGGAACCCACTAATAAACAGGCAGGATATGTCTTTAATATTCAGCAATTCTCGGTGCATGACGGACCAGGAATAAGAACAATTGTATTTCTAAAAGGTTGTCCGTTGCGGTGCCGCTGGTGCAGTAATCCGGAATCCCAGGAGAGTAAGCCTGAACTGGCCTATAATCCAAACAAATGTATCGGCATTGCTGCCTGCGGCAGATGTCTCAAGGCTTGCCCCCACAATGCCTTGCTCCCGGGTGAGGATGACAAGCCGGTTGTTGCCAGGGCAGCCTGCCAAAAGTGTTTTTCGTGTGTACAGGTATGTCCTGCAACCGCCTTACACATATTTGGGCAAGTAATGACGGTGGATGATATTTTGGCGGTAGTGGAACGCGACAATATTTTTTTCTCCAGGTCAGGCGGCGGGTTGACAGTAAGCGGCGGAGAACCTTTGCTGCAGGCGGATTTTGTGCTTGAACTGCTGGCACAGGCCCGGCGCAGGCGGCTCAATACTACGATAGAAACCAGTGGTTATGCCGCATGGCCGATACTGGAGAAAGCCTGCCGCTGCCTAAATACTTTGATCTATGATATAAAGTGTTTGGATGCAAATAAACATCAGGAACAGACCAAACAAAGCAATGCTGTTATTCTTGAAAATTTTATCAAAGTGACAGCAGCTTTCCCTAATTTGCCCATATTGGTGAGAACCCCGGTAATTCCCGGCTTTAATGACTCGGAAGAAGATATTAAAGCTATAATGAACTTTATCTGCGGCAAACCTAATGTTCGCTATGAACTGCTGCCTTATCACCGTTTGGGACAGCCAAAATATGAGTATGTAGGCAAAGAATATCATCTGGATACTGTAACTTTGCCTAAAGAACAATTTGAGCGGTTGAACACGGTAAAAAATGCTTTTTATAATCCATAA